In Saccharolobus solfataricus, a genomic segment contains:
- a CDS encoding amino acid permease, with the protein MEKSKKGAFLRESSGLVREFGILDALWFNIALLGLLFSTYYVASTGPLVGGNPLLGLLLPIVGFFLVGIIFSYVGSKVPRVAADYVYVSRNLHPALGFVGNAGYFLATVPLFMGITGITLQTFGLIPLLTILGYYTHNPSLIVVGSQIDSNPYLIMVIGAVEIVIMSLIPIFGNKVYRAFQWIAIPLALIAAIGMIIVEASVPHSLAIARLNNFASVYANVSNLYANVTSSNAPVPAYYNIYNIISLNPVYVVGFSYIINTIYVAGEVRNPKRSMPISILGTLIITGFIFTAALALEYNQFGYDFTTKMMYLSIVQGTLPIPTPYLDLLEGIASGNIVLGVLFALASIVQLLMYLSAASFVGSRLLFSYAMDRIMPDFVGDVSEKRHVPIKAIILSMIAGLIGLTVFTLPVTSAGAFLLSSVAVAILMLFPMAILSIAVLKTEKNENKIRIIAALSIIYLIYTFYQYLTVPAIGADSIVGYGILAGSIVILFIIFYVAKFIRARQGIDFNLIFKEIPPE; encoded by the coding sequence ATGGAGAAGTCTAAAAAGGGAGCATTCTTAAGGGAATCATCTGGATTAGTAAGAGAATTTGGTATCCTAGACGCCCTATGGTTTAATATAGCTTTACTTGGTTTGCTATTTTCAACATATTACGTTGCCTCCACTGGACCTCTAGTTGGTGGAAATCCTTTATTAGGTTTACTACTACCTATAGTTGGATTTTTCCTAGTGGGAATTATATTTTCATACGTTGGCTCTAAGGTTCCTAGAGTTGCAGCTGATTATGTTTATGTGAGTAGAAATTTGCATCCCGCACTAGGTTTCGTAGGTAACGCTGGATACTTTTTGGCTACTGTACCCTTATTTATGGGAATAACTGGAATAACACTACAAACATTTGGTCTAATACCCTTACTAACAATCTTAGGCTACTATACTCATAATCCTTCTCTGATAGTAGTAGGCTCGCAAATAGATAGTAATCCATATTTGATAATGGTGATAGGTGCAGTTGAGATAGTTATCATGTCCTTAATTCCGATCTTTGGAAATAAAGTATATAGAGCTTTCCAATGGATAGCAATACCTTTAGCTTTAATAGCTGCTATAGGAATGATAATAGTAGAGGCATCAGTTCCGCACTCTTTAGCAATAGCTAGATTAAACAACTTTGCGTCGGTTTATGCAAATGTATCAAACCTATATGCAAATGTAACGTCATCTAATGCTCCAGTTCCCGCTTATTATAATATCTATAACATTATTTCATTAAATCCAGTTTACGTAGTAGGATTCTCCTATATAATTAACACTATCTATGTAGCAGGTGAAGTAAGGAATCCAAAAAGAAGTATGCCAATAAGTATCTTAGGAACACTGATTATAACTGGGTTCATATTTACGGCTGCGTTAGCCCTTGAATATAACCAGTTTGGATACGACTTTACCACTAAAATGATGTATCTAAGTATAGTTCAAGGTACTCTGCCAATACCGACTCCATATCTAGATTTACTGGAGGGCATAGCAAGTGGGAACATCGTATTGGGTGTACTCTTTGCCTTAGCTAGTATAGTACAACTACTAATGTACTTATCTGCAGCGTCTTTCGTAGGAAGTAGATTACTATTCTCTTACGCTATGGATAGAATTATGCCAGATTTTGTAGGCGATGTTAGCGAAAAAAGGCATGTTCCCATTAAGGCAATAATCCTTTCAATGATAGCTGGACTCATTGGGTTAACAGTGTTTACATTACCTGTCACCTCAGCGGGAGCGTTTTTACTCTCTAGTGTTGCCGTTGCAATACTAATGCTATTTCCGATGGCAATATTATCAATAGCAGTACTGAAGACGGAGAAGAATGAAAACAAGATAAGAATTATTGCTGCGTTATCTATAATTTATCTAATTTACACATTTTATCAGTATCTAACCGTCCCCGCTATAGGTGCAGATTCCATAGTAGGCTATGGCATACTCGCTGGTTCAATAGTAATATTGTTTATAATATTCTATGTGGCTAAATTTATAAGAGCTCGTCAAGGAATTGATTTCAACCTAATTTTCAAGGAGATTCCTCCTGAGTGA
- a CDS encoding Zn-dependent hydrolase, producing the protein MNPERFLTTFHSLTNIGWTEDGVLRLALNEYDIKVREELIKILSSIGVHIMVDDAGNIIGELGGKLSDAIAIGSHMDSVPYGGKYDGFYGVMAGLEVLRSIKERGISNHSIKLIDFTNEEGSRFQPSLLGSGLTTGIFDKNYVYSRRDKDNISFEEALRVSGFMGDESNRLMHMKPNYYLELHIEQGPILEEEGYQIGIPLGIAGLSVYEFTFKGQSSQTGPTPMDRRRDALVGASKFVVSVRDHAKKQENLRATVGILNVKPNVYNAIPREVRLTVDVRSIERNRIDHTINEFVNIAKSIADDEKLEVEYRHLWTANPVSFSDEVISVIERACKELSMRYKFMYSWAGHDAQYMTKISKVGMIFIPSHLGISHAKEEYSSDEDMLNGLRVLEKAVELLNS; encoded by the coding sequence ATGAATCCAGAAAGGTTTTTGACAACTTTCCATTCGTTAACTAATATAGGTTGGACTGAGGACGGAGTACTGAGGCTTGCTTTAAATGAATATGATATAAAAGTAAGAGAGGAACTAATAAAAATTCTATCGAGTATAGGTGTTCACATAATGGTCGATGATGCCGGAAATATAATTGGAGAATTAGGTGGTAAACTAAGTGATGCTATTGCGATTGGATCACATATGGATTCCGTGCCTTATGGAGGAAAATACGACGGTTTTTATGGCGTTATGGCGGGACTTGAAGTATTACGAAGTATTAAAGAGAGAGGCATATCTAATCATTCTATTAAACTTATAGATTTTACGAATGAAGAGGGTTCTAGATTTCAACCCTCACTTCTAGGCTCGGGATTAACCACAGGTATCTTCGATAAAAACTACGTCTACTCAAGGAGAGATAAGGATAATATAAGTTTTGAGGAAGCGTTAAGGGTTTCCGGATTTATGGGAGATGAAAGCAATAGACTAATGCATATGAAGCCTAACTACTATCTAGAGCTTCACATAGAACAAGGTCCAATTTTAGAGGAAGAGGGGTATCAAATTGGAATACCTTTAGGAATTGCTGGTTTAAGCGTATATGAATTCACATTTAAGGGTCAGTCTAGTCAAACCGGACCTACACCAATGGATAGGAGAAGGGATGCCCTAGTAGGCGCATCTAAATTCGTAGTTAGCGTTAGGGATCACGCAAAGAAGCAGGAAAACTTAAGGGCCACTGTTGGTATACTTAATGTTAAACCAAATGTATACAACGCTATACCTAGGGAAGTCAGACTCACTGTTGACGTTAGGAGTATTGAGAGGAATAGAATAGATCACACTATAAATGAATTTGTTAATATTGCAAAAAGTATTGCCGACGACGAGAAACTAGAAGTTGAATATAGGCATCTGTGGACAGCTAATCCTGTGAGTTTTTCCGACGAAGTCATTAGTGTTATAGAAAGAGCGTGTAAAGAGTTAAGCATGAGATATAAGTTTATGTATAGTTGGGCAGGGCATGATGCACAGTATATGACGAAGATTTCTAAAGTCGGCATGATATTTATTCCATCTCATTTAGGCATTAGTCACGCAAAGGAAGAATACTCCTCAGATGAGGATATGTTAAACGGGCTAAGAGTACTAGAGAAAGCTGTAGAACTTTTAAACAGTTGA
- a CDS encoding aspartate aminotransferase family protein: MGEIEDKKIIRDHTFKTWSKQKGWDPIIVSSAKGVYFYDVEGKKYLDFSSQFVNVNLGYGNERVINSIKEQLDRLQYINPSFGADIRVKATKALLKVMPRNISKFFYSTSGTEANEAAIKISRFYKKPRYKILARYRSYHGSTEGSISLTGDYRRWFVEPNTMNGVVRIPEPYCFRCPLKLKYPDCGIACATYVDYVIRQEKNVAAMIIEPITGTNGVIVPPKEYMPLIRKIAKENDVLFIADEVMTGWGRVGEWFAVNLWDIHPDILTTAKGASASYVPIGITGVSKEIGEFFEDEVFAHGHTFEAHPVSLSAIPAVIEEYERLNILSHVKVMGDYLGKRLQELKERHRSIGDVRGVGLFWAIELVKDKNNTPFGGYDDKYEGYTTFVDVLARRLLIEKNTYVYNGPSWFIISPPLIINKEEIDEGVDAIDDILKEADKEFNN, translated from the coding sequence ATGGGAGAAATAGAAGATAAGAAAATTATTAGGGATCATACTTTCAAAACGTGGAGTAAACAAAAGGGATGGGATCCCATAATCGTATCAAGTGCAAAGGGAGTCTACTTTTATGATGTGGAGGGAAAGAAATATTTAGACTTTTCATCGCAATTCGTTAATGTAAATTTGGGATATGGAAATGAAAGGGTTATAAACAGTATAAAGGAACAGCTTGATAGGTTACAGTATATTAATCCCTCATTCGGTGCGGATATTAGAGTTAAGGCTACAAAAGCTTTACTTAAGGTTATGCCTAGGAATATTAGTAAGTTTTTTTACTCTACCTCTGGCACTGAGGCTAATGAAGCTGCAATTAAGATATCTAGGTTTTACAAGAAGCCGAGATATAAGATTCTGGCTAGATATAGGTCATACCATGGATCCACTGAGGGATCCATATCTTTAACTGGGGATTATAGAAGGTGGTTTGTTGAACCCAACACTATGAATGGAGTAGTGCGAATACCAGAACCTTACTGCTTTAGGTGTCCACTTAAGCTAAAATACCCTGATTGTGGAATAGCATGTGCGACCTATGTTGATTACGTTATTAGGCAAGAAAAGAACGTCGCTGCTATGATTATTGAACCAATAACCGGTACCAATGGTGTTATAGTACCTCCTAAAGAATATATGCCTTTAATAAGGAAGATAGCTAAGGAAAATGACGTTTTGTTTATAGCGGATGAAGTTATGACTGGCTGGGGAAGAGTAGGGGAGTGGTTCGCTGTAAACTTATGGGATATTCACCCTGACATTTTAACTACTGCCAAGGGTGCTTCTGCATCTTACGTCCCAATTGGAATAACTGGAGTAAGTAAAGAGATAGGAGAGTTTTTTGAAGACGAGGTTTTTGCGCATGGACATACTTTTGAGGCTCATCCAGTTTCACTGTCAGCTATCCCAGCGGTAATAGAAGAGTATGAAAGATTGAACATTCTTTCTCATGTGAAAGTAATGGGGGATTATTTGGGTAAGAGGCTTCAAGAGTTAAAGGAGAGGCACAGAAGTATCGGCGATGTGAGAGGAGTTGGGTTATTCTGGGCAATTGAGTTGGTAAAGGATAAAAATAATACTCCATTTGGTGGGTATGATGATAAATATGAGGGTTATACTACATTTGTTGACGTTTTAGCTAGGAGACTCCTAATAGAGAAAAATACTTATGTCTATAACGGTCCCTCATGGTTTATAATCTCACCTCCTTTAATAATAAATAAAGAGGAAATAGACGAGGGCGTAGATGCTATAGATGATATACTAAAGGAGGCTGATAAAGAATTTAATAATTAG
- a CDS encoding metallophosphoesterase family protein: protein MGLFKRNNPDSNKIGGLKILFTSDLHGSETAFRKFLNAALMTKADTLIIGGDLAGKSLVPIIDIGNSKFKIEDKIVGKEGVDEIIKKYKSSGVYYTIVDQKGLTELNENRKSLDEEFKRVILERLQEWDRIAEEKLKGTNLKIYTNLGNDDPLYMFDVITKSERMVKCEGEIVNINGYEMITFGYVNPTPWNTPREMTEDQIYSNLKRIIEKVGNPAKTIFNLHAPPYGTNLDNAPLLDKTLKPVVKNGEIVMTHVGSMSIRKLEEEFQPLLGIHGHIHESRAFDKINKTIIINPGSEYNLGMLHAAYIILEDNKVKTHQFVIG, encoded by the coding sequence GTGGGACTATTTAAAAGGAATAATCCAGATTCAAACAAGATAGGAGGCCTTAAGATATTGTTTACAAGTGACCTTCACGGTTCTGAAACCGCTTTCAGAAAATTCCTTAATGCTGCTTTAATGACGAAAGCCGATACGTTAATTATAGGAGGAGATCTAGCAGGTAAATCATTAGTCCCAATAATAGATATAGGAAATAGCAAGTTTAAGATAGAAGATAAAATTGTGGGAAAAGAGGGTGTAGATGAAATTATCAAGAAATATAAATCTTCTGGGGTTTACTATACGATAGTCGACCAAAAAGGTCTTACAGAACTAAATGAGAATCGGAAATCATTAGATGAAGAGTTTAAGAGAGTAATATTAGAAAGATTACAAGAATGGGATAGAATAGCTGAAGAGAAGCTGAAAGGAACAAACCTAAAAATTTACACTAATTTAGGCAATGATGATCCATTATACATGTTTGATGTTATAACCAAAAGTGAAAGAATGGTAAAGTGTGAGGGAGAAATTGTCAATATAAACGGATACGAAATGATCACTTTCGGTTATGTTAATCCAACACCATGGAACACTCCAAGGGAAATGACAGAAGATCAAATATACTCTAACCTAAAGCGGATAATAGAGAAAGTCGGGAATCCCGCTAAGACAATTTTCAACTTACACGCTCCCCCATATGGTACAAATTTAGATAACGCTCCTCTATTGGATAAAACATTAAAACCAGTAGTGAAAAACGGCGAAATAGTAATGACTCACGTAGGTTCAATGTCAATAAGAAAGTTAGAAGAGGAGTTTCAACCATTATTAGGTATTCACGGACATATTCATGAGTCAAGAGCTTTCGATAAGATAAATAAGACTATCATTATTAACCCTGGTAGTGAATACAATTTGGGAATGCTCCATGCGGCCTATATAATCTTAGAAGACAATAAGGTAAAAACACATCAGTTTGTTATAGGATAA
- a CDS encoding aspartate aminotransferase family protein: MEENLDSSVLEAPIINVTPPGSKSLKLLKDQEEYETSAINYPKYFKIAIDKAQGSTVTDVDGNVYIDLVTGISVVNLGHNNPFVRKRVQEQLEKVWHTLEVPTEIRVNFSKKLLSTLGMRAKLLFTTTGADAVEAAVKIARFITGKKTIIAFEGSYHGITAGTLGLTGANRFKEFQPFFDDRVVKFPYPYPYRCPFKDCLNETLSLLDYAMSNPGYLGGDVAGILVEPIQGEGGYVVPPKGFLKGLKELAEKYSVPLIVDEVQTGVGRTGKMWAYQWENIEPDIVTISKAIGEGIPVSMVAYREDFDKLPTGFHLGTYRGNPLGLAAGLASLEFIESHNILSRVERLGRKALELLKEVQNPHVGDIRGLGFMIGIELVKDSKEPWSEGTKVVIERALKRGLLVYKAGRWDNVIRLMPPLTIPESLLDRAIEILKIILNTL, translated from the coding sequence ATGGAAGAAAATTTAGACAGTAGTGTATTGGAAGCTCCAATAATTAACGTAACTCCACCAGGTTCTAAATCACTTAAGTTGTTAAAAGACCAAGAAGAGTATGAAACTTCAGCTATAAACTACCCTAAGTACTTTAAGATAGCAATAGATAAGGCTCAAGGTTCAACAGTAACTGATGTTGATGGTAATGTGTATATAGATCTGGTTACCGGTATATCTGTTGTCAATCTAGGTCATAATAATCCCTTTGTGAGGAAGAGAGTTCAAGAACAGTTAGAAAAGGTTTGGCACACATTAGAGGTACCTACGGAAATTAGGGTTAACTTTAGTAAAAAATTATTATCAACTCTAGGAATGAGAGCTAAATTATTATTTACTACAACTGGGGCAGATGCGGTGGAAGCTGCAGTAAAGATAGCTAGATTCATAACTGGAAAGAAGACTATAATTGCATTTGAGGGGTCTTATCATGGAATAACTGCCGGTACTTTGGGTCTCACCGGTGCTAATAGATTTAAGGAATTTCAGCCATTTTTTGATGATAGAGTAGTAAAGTTTCCATATCCATATCCTTATAGGTGCCCATTCAAAGACTGTCTGAACGAGACATTAAGCTTACTAGACTATGCAATGTCAAATCCGGGTTATTTAGGAGGAGATGTAGCTGGTATATTAGTGGAGCCAATACAAGGAGAAGGTGGCTATGTAGTTCCACCTAAGGGTTTCCTTAAAGGCCTAAAAGAACTAGCTGAAAAGTATTCAGTACCACTAATAGTAGATGAAGTACAGACTGGTGTGGGAAGGACTGGAAAAATGTGGGCTTATCAGTGGGAAAATATTGAACCGGATATAGTGACAATTTCCAAAGCAATAGGTGAGGGAATACCAGTTTCAATGGTAGCATATAGGGAAGACTTTGATAAACTACCAACTGGGTTTCACCTCGGTACCTACAGAGGAAATCCCTTAGGACTTGCAGCCGGGTTAGCTTCTTTAGAATTCATAGAGAGTCATAACATCCTTTCCAGAGTTGAGAGATTGGGTAGGAAAGCCTTAGAATTATTGAAAGAAGTTCAAAATCCACATGTAGGCGATATAAGGGGTTTGGGCTTTATGATAGGAATAGAGTTAGTTAAGGACAGTAAGGAACCATGGAGCGAAGGAACAAAGGTAGTTATAGAACGAGCGTTAAAGAGAGGGTTGTTGGTTTATAAGGCAGGTAGATGGGACAACGTAATAAGGTTAATGCCACCATTAACTATCCCAGAGTCATTACTTGATAGGGCAATAGAAATTTTAAAGATAATACTTAACACACTTTAG
- a CDS encoding APC family permease, with product MPDKSQSVFIRQSSGLVREVSPWASFFATFGLVTGGIPILIVSWLYLAPGANWTLSYLISLLPTLGMAFLFYLASVSTPRSGGDYVFQARSSHPLVAFVNYWALWVAFALSLGLYSYLGAQWFAYLFSGLGVFYNNQTLINLGSFFTTTLGSVIIGIIILIIGAIIASIGKYGWSFVFITGIVSILSTIVTFVALALITPSQFSDALSSFTGVSNAYNEVISTATSNGLNFVSPFYGALLAIPVVWYYYVWYNLPASWSGEMKKVKYNSLLGIIIAVLFIGVYYILFTSLNLHAFGERFLTSWSYISTNSLNSTVYNDLSSMGTFTPFFALLVNHSILLYIVMWIAFWLPNFYSNPPLVISLTRYLFAWAFDRIMPERLADVNEKFHIPLISTIITVIVGLIGVLLYAYVTVISIVDVTVIFEISYGIFALTTALSPFVKKNFFNKVVHIKNISGIPLVSLIGFPEFGFLLFALYQTWGNPVLLPINFPTILSLVIIYTSGIMIYAISYIINKKRGIHMNLIFEEIPPE from the coding sequence ATGCCAGATAAGAGCCAATCTGTTTTCATAAGACAATCTTCTGGTTTAGTAAGGGAAGTTAGTCCTTGGGCGTCCTTTTTCGCTACATTTGGACTAGTAACGGGTGGAATACCTATATTAATAGTTTCATGGTTATATCTTGCGCCGGGTGCAAATTGGACCTTATCATATTTAATATCACTATTACCGACCTTAGGAATGGCATTTCTTTTTTACTTAGCGTCTGTCTCCACCCCTAGGTCAGGTGGGGATTACGTATTTCAAGCTAGATCGTCACATCCATTGGTGGCGTTTGTCAATTATTGGGCCTTATGGGTGGCCTTTGCACTATCCTTAGGGCTATATAGTTATTTAGGAGCACAATGGTTTGCTTATTTATTTAGTGGTTTAGGGGTCTTTTACAATAACCAAACATTAATAAACTTAGGCTCATTTTTTACCACAACTCTAGGAAGTGTAATAATAGGCATAATAATATTGATTATTGGAGCAATTATAGCCTCAATAGGAAAATATGGTTGGAGTTTTGTATTTATAACTGGTATTGTATCAATACTCTCAACAATAGTAACATTCGTGGCTTTAGCGTTAATAACTCCTTCACAATTCTCTGATGCGTTATCATCTTTTACTGGGGTAAGTAATGCGTATAACGAAGTGATATCCACTGCTACTTCAAACGGCTTAAATTTTGTATCTCCATTTTATGGAGCATTACTAGCAATTCCAGTAGTATGGTATTATTACGTATGGTATAATTTACCAGCATCTTGGAGCGGAGAGATGAAGAAAGTAAAGTATAATTCACTACTAGGTATAATCATTGCAGTACTATTCATAGGAGTCTATTATATTCTATTTACCTCCCTTAATCTTCATGCCTTTGGTGAGAGATTCTTAACGTCTTGGTCATACATTTCCACAAATTCGTTAAATAGCACAGTTTATAATGATCTAAGTAGTATGGGTACATTCACCCCTTTTTTCGCCTTATTAGTAAACCATAGTATATTATTATACATTGTAATGTGGATAGCCTTCTGGTTACCTAATTTCTACAGCAATCCACCCTTAGTTATCTCCTTAACCAGATATCTGTTTGCATGGGCGTTTGATAGGATAATGCCAGAGAGGTTAGCTGATGTAAATGAAAAGTTCCATATACCACTAATTTCAACCATAATTACTGTAATTGTTGGTTTAATAGGAGTACTACTTTACGCATATGTAACAGTAATATCAATTGTAGATGTAACAGTAATATTCGAAATAAGCTATGGAATCTTCGCCCTAACTACTGCATTATCACCTTTCGTGAAGAAGAACTTCTTCAACAAGGTCGTGCATATCAAAAATATAAGTGGAATCCCCCTAGTATCTCTGATAGGATTTCCTGAGTTTGGATTCCTTCTTTTTGCGTTATATCAAACTTGGGGAAACCCTGTATTGCTACCAATAAACTTCCCCACAATACTTTCATTAGTAATAATATATACAAGCGGAATTATGATTTACGCTATCTCTTACATCATTAATAAGAAAAGAGGGATACATATGAACTTAATTTTTGAGGAAATACCGCCGGAATAA
- a CDS encoding ISH3 family transposase, producing MITPGLPHQNNLQQVGYKLLSMLSFKGRKAEEVSRVLVSACLWNDSVESKSKGYNVSPQTVRNYVEEQGTEVIEKLLESMRRISMEILKGVKEVDISIDWTTKTWYGKPVEGLGSSAKGNSWNYATATTKYQNMVLLLAFVPQVNGMSKDEIVKLLMEQIVGMGFKVGLVTLDAGFYTVEVLKFISQFKFVIGVPVGDVKIYEEFDGEYTTNSKRHKKEEQVKFRLLVYGKEIVKKRKKTVVYFARATNLDLPKREVLKLYNKVRSPIETSYRNIKAFLPFTSSTKFIFRELIFVLAMIFYSLYTVFKNVMTREEFRLLLILCFLDDLSDLKDFIFNLEETLINTIDLFLWR from the coding sequence GTGATAACACCTGGTCTTCCTCACCAAAATAATCTACAACAAGTAGGGTATAAATTACTTTCCATGTTGAGCTTCAAGGGAAGAAAGGCGGAGGAGGTATCGAGAGTTCTGGTCTCCGCGTGCTTGTGGAACGACTCCGTGGAAAGCAAGTCCAAAGGGTATAACGTGTCACCACAGACCGTGAGGAACTACGTGGAGGAGCAGGGAACTGAGGTGATCGAGAAGCTATTAGAGTCCATGAGGAGGATTTCCATGGAGATACTCAAGGGAGTGAAGGAAGTCGACATCTCCATAGACTGGACAACCAAGACGTGGTATGGTAAGCCGGTGGAGGGACTGGGTAGTTCAGCCAAGGGGAACTCGTGGAACTACGCTACCGCGACCACGAAGTATCAGAATATGGTGCTCCTCCTAGCTTTCGTTCCCCAAGTTAACGGGATGAGCAAGGATGAGATCGTGAAGCTTCTCATGGAGCAAATTGTGGGAATGGGCTTCAAGGTGGGGCTCGTAACCTTGGACGCGGGATTCTACACCGTGGAAGTCCTCAAGTTCATATCGCAGTTCAAGTTCGTGATAGGAGTCCCTGTGGGGGACGTGAAGATCTACGAGGAGTTCGACGGAGAGTACACGACAAACAGTAAGAGGCATAAGAAGGAAGAGCAGGTCAAGTTCAGACTCCTGGTGTATGGTAAGGAAATCGTTAAGAAGAGGAAGAAGACCGTGGTGTACTTCGCGAGGGCGACCAACCTCGACCTACCCAAGAGGGAAGTGCTGAAGTTGTACAACAAGGTTAGGAGTCCCATTGAGACGTCTTACAGGAACATCAAGGCCTTCCTTCCCTTCACGAGCTCCACCAAGTTCATCTTCCGCGAGTTGATCTTCGTGCTGGCCATGATCTTCTACTCGCTTTACACCGTGTTTAAGAACGTCATGACAAGAGAGGAGTTTAGATTGCTGCTCATCCTCTGCTTTCTAGACGATTTATCTGATCTAAAGGATTTTATATTTAATCTTGAGGAAACACTTATTAATACTATAGATTTATTTTTATGGAGGTGA